A genomic window from Candidatus Kouleothrix ribensis includes:
- a CDS encoding pyridoxamine 5'-phosphate oxidase family protein, whose protein sequence is MTIISFFADIHSPGTSTNLRYNPHVEVNVVDPFARKGYRFKGTAKVLTDGEQYNAVVDFYRQRGSRAVIQAIVLIEVGSAAPLVSPAYADGTSEADIRGQWERHYADLHRTWSASVDNASKA, encoded by the coding sequence ATGACGATCATCTCGTTTTTTGCCGATATTCATTCGCCTGGCACAAGCACCAACCTGCGCTACAATCCCCACGTTGAAGTAAATGTGGTCGATCCATTTGCCCGTAAAGGCTATCGCTTTAAAGGAACCGCCAAAGTCCTCACAGATGGTGAGCAGTATAATGCGGTTGTGGATTTCTACCGGCAACGCGGCAGTCGTGCGGTCATTCAGGCGATTGTACTGATTGAGGTCGGATCGGCCGCACCACTGGTCTCACCCGCGTATGCCGATGGTACATCAGAGGCTGATATTCGCGGACAGTGGGAACGCCATTATGCCGACCTCCATCGTACTTGGTCGGCGAGTGTCGACAACGCTTCAAAAGCCTAA
- a CDS encoding pyridoxamine 5'-phosphate oxidase family protein, whose protein sequence is MPILTPEMKRLLDEQRLGFVATVCPDGTPNLSPKGTTIVWDDDHLVFCRYSFAWHKHQPALQSPR, encoded by the coding sequence ATGCCGATACTTACACCAGAAATGAAACGATTGCTCGACGAGCAACGCCTGGGATTTGTGGCCACCGTCTGTCCAGATGGAACACCCAATCTCTCCCCCAAGGGCACAACTATCGTTTGGGATGACGATCATCTCGTTTTTTGCCGATATTCATTCGCCTGGCACAAGCACCAACCTGCGCTACAATCCCCACGTTGA
- a CDS encoding immunity 53 family protein: protein MHTLTRLQKWYESYCDGDWEHGFGIRITTLDNPGWSMTINLEGTDLENQPFSPIEDIEPERDWIRCWVTENTFHGVGGPQKLEAMIELFLDWADTHKNGE, encoded by the coding sequence ATGCACACACTTACTCGATTACAGAAGTGGTACGAGTCCTATTGTGATGGTGATTGGGAGCATGGATTTGGTATTCGTATTACAACGCTAGACAATCCGGGCTGGAGTATGACTATCAATCTTGAAGGCACCGATCTTGAAAATCAGCCCTTTTCGCCGATTGAAGATATCGAGCCTGAGCGTGACTGGATTCGTTGTTGGGTTACAGAAAATACATTTCACGGTGTCGGAGGCCCACAGAAATTAGAAGCTATGATCGAGCTATTTCTCGACTGGGCCGACACGCACAAAAATGGCGAATAG
- a CDS encoding ATP-binding protein yields the protein MELWQWYYQSPEDNWIEATWAELNQFIQEGTITADTHVTWQGFGYSIPFRWTDAKFFYLYRGSAVVAYTEDELHAAAEEGRITPSTKIWGQMLPAEGIQYDALQIIDLNFSPDIKTFISTRISDMTTILSGSNNSGKSLVLKLLRRDLGASTTFLSCNRFYQMDVLSHAAYNDNFYRQRHQQFVAQLYRQRQNIENNDFNLPELLGRMTNTQRDSLWRICSEMLGEEFSLKQVNPENELSQYYVDVGGKSLGVASSGTRLLLMIVAAFLDENCSIFLVDEPEIGLSPRLQAALAKYLINPELRRASFPHVTHIFIATHSHLFLDRKNMTNNFVVSKNGTQVSVKQVQSINQFHDLQFNMLGNDLEALFLPSAIVIVEGDTDYLYLKKIFQLHFADKRISVVLSRGEGDTKDRLNVIKDSLGDLMKSPYRERIFVLLDQKRSVRERDFTKHGIPPSNIVVLDKNGIEYYYPIEILTGVFACGSDPLSQIRIENDLIKASGIEKTKKQLCEEILSKMSISSTLPIELLSKLLEPIRKLVS from the coding sequence ATGGAACTTTGGCAGTGGTACTACCAGAGCCCGGAAGATAATTGGATTGAGGCGACTTGGGCAGAACTTAATCAATTTATTCAAGAAGGTACCATAACTGCTGACACACACGTAACGTGGCAAGGCTTTGGATACTCAATCCCATTTCGCTGGACAGATGCGAAGTTTTTTTATCTTTATCGAGGCTCAGCTGTTGTCGCTTATACTGAAGATGAGTTACACGCTGCCGCCGAAGAAGGAAGGATAACTCCTTCTACCAAAATCTGGGGTCAAATGCTGCCAGCTGAGGGTATACAATATGACGCCCTCCAGATAATTGATCTCAATTTCTCACCGGATATCAAGACATTCATATCAACACGAATAAGCGATATGACTACAATACTATCCGGTTCCAATAACTCTGGAAAATCTCTTGTTTTAAAGTTGCTGCGTAGAGATCTCGGTGCTTCGACTACATTCCTTTCCTGCAATCGGTTTTATCAAATGGATGTTCTTAGCCATGCCGCTTACAACGACAATTTTTACAGACAACGTCACCAGCAGTTTGTTGCCCAACTTTATCGGCAAAGGCAGAATATCGAAAACAATGATTTTAACTTGCCTGAACTACTTGGCCGCATGACAAATACACAGCGCGATTCTCTCTGGCGAATATGCAGTGAAATGCTTGGCGAAGAATTCAGTCTCAAGCAAGTTAACCCTGAAAATGAACTTAGCCAATACTACGTTGATGTAGGTGGTAAAAGTCTCGGAGTAGCAAGCTCTGGAACACGTCTATTGCTTATGATCGTTGCTGCTTTTTTAGATGAGAATTGCAGTATTTTTCTTGTTGATGAACCTGAAATTGGCCTAAGCCCTAGATTACAAGCAGCGCTTGCCAAATATCTTATCAACCCCGAACTAAGGCGGGCTTCCTTTCCCCATGTCACGCATATTTTCATTGCGACACATTCTCATCTTTTCCTAGATCGGAAAAATATGACTAACAATTTTGTTGTTTCTAAAAATGGCACTCAAGTTTCTGTCAAGCAAGTACAATCTATAAATCAGTTCCATGATTTACAGTTCAACATGCTCGGCAATGATCTCGAAGCACTCTTTCTACCTTCAGCCATTGTGATTGTAGAGGGTGATACCGACTATTTATACCTGAAGAAAATCTTCCAACTACATTTTGCAGATAAACGTATTTCGGTGGTTTTGTCCCGAGGAGAAGGCGATACAAAAGACCGATTGAATGTCATCAAAGACAGCTTGGGAGATCTCATGAAGAGTCCGTATCGCGAACGAATATTTGTACTACTAGATCAAAAGCGATCCGTACGCGAACGCGACTTTACCAAGCATGGCATTCCCCCGAGCAACATTGTTGTCTTGGACAAAAATGGCATCGAGTATTATTATCCTATCGAAATCCTCACGGGAGTTTTCGCTTGTGGCTCTGATCCACTATCGCAAATCAGAATTGAGAATGATCTAATAAAAGCGAGTGGAATAGAGAAAACGAAGAAACAACTTTGCGAGGAAATCCTTTCAAAGATGAGTATCAGTTCAACATTACCAATAGAGCTTCTCTCTAAACTTCTGGAGCCAATAAGAAAACTCGTAAGCTAA
- a CDS encoding GNAT family N-acetyltransferase, which yields MTSISLCTVSEANWRATLQLTVHPDQQRLIADYVPIAAIALAKAFIRPGGLVWEPYAIYADRALVGFVELAYTRNSRACYWIYHFFIDYIHQGKGYGTRALQQLITLVTACNPDCQQIKLTVHPENHRAQLVYTRVGFHPTGEAQDGEPVYVLQVRNA from the coding sequence ATGACCAGTATTTCGCTCTGTACTGTCTCAGAAGCCAACTGGCGCGCGACGCTTCAATTGACGGTACATCCAGATCAGCAACGTCTTATTGCTGACTATGTTCCCATTGCCGCAATCGCGTTAGCCAAAGCCTTCATTCGTCCCGGTGGGCTCGTTTGGGAGCCCTACGCGATCTATGCTGATCGCGCGCTGGTTGGCTTCGTCGAACTCGCCTACACACGGAACAGCCGCGCATGCTACTGGATCTATCACTTCTTCATCGATTATATCCACCAAGGGAAGGGCTATGGTACGCGGGCACTCCAGCAGTTGATTACCTTGGTCACGGCTTGCAATCCGGACTGTCAGCAGATCAAGCTGACGGTTCACCCAGAAAACCACCGCGCCCAATTGGTATACACGCGTGTCGGCTTTCATCCAACGGGCGAAGCACAAGATGGCGAGCCAGTATACGTGCTCCAAGTGCGGAATGCGTGA
- a CDS encoding integron integrase, protein MPEPAPKLLDQVRHVLRLKHYAIRTEQAYIDWIRRFILFHHKRHPKDMGSAEVEAFLTHLAVKKQVSASTQNQALAALLFLYNHVLHQDLLEPIAAVRAKGTGKLPTVMEQAEVRQVIAQLSDVYQLMAQLMYGSGLRLMECLRLRVKDLDFAQHQIIVRDGKGGKDRDTLLPDMLTLPLQRQLRYAKALHENDLEQGYGQVYLPLALARKYVNADREWCWQYVFPAAHRSVDPRSGQTRRQHVDPSSLQKAVKAAVKATGIPKPISCHTFRHSFATHLLERGYDIRTIQELMGHKSVETTMIYTHVIKRGGMAVRSPLDLE, encoded by the coding sequence ATGCCAGAACCAGCCCCGAAATTGCTGGATCAGGTGCGCCATGTGTTGCGCCTCAAACACTATGCGATTCGTACCGAGCAGGCGTACATCGATTGGATCAGGCGCTTTATTCTCTTCCACCACAAACGCCATCCCAAAGACATGGGCAGCGCCGAGGTTGAGGCGTTTCTCACGCACCTGGCAGTGAAGAAGCAGGTCAGTGCCTCGACTCAGAATCAGGCACTCGCAGCGCTGCTGTTTCTGTACAACCATGTCCTGCATCAGGATTTGCTCGAGCCAATTGCGGCAGTTCGGGCGAAAGGCACCGGGAAGTTGCCGACGGTTATGGAGCAGGCAGAGGTGCGCCAGGTTATTGCACAGCTGTCCGATGTCTATCAGCTGATGGCGCAGCTTATGTATGGGAGCGGTCTGCGGCTGATGGAATGCCTGCGCCTACGGGTCAAGGATCTGGACTTTGCGCAGCATCAGATCATTGTGCGCGATGGTAAGGGCGGTAAGGATCGCGACACGCTGCTGCCGGATATGCTCACGCTGCCGCTTCAACGCCAGCTGCGCTATGCCAAGGCGCTGCACGAGAATGACCTGGAACAGGGCTATGGGCAGGTCTATTTGCCGCTGGCCCTCGCGCGCAAATATGTCAACGCCGATCGCGAGTGGTGCTGGCAGTATGTGTTCCCCGCCGCGCATCGCTCGGTTGATCCGCGTAGCGGGCAGACTCGCCGGCAGCATGTTGATCCCAGCAGCCTGCAGAAGGCCGTCAAGGCCGCTGTTAAGGCCACCGGCATTCCCAAGCCGATCAGCTGCCACACCTTTCGCCACAGCTTTGCGACGCACTTGCTCGAACGCGGCTACGATATCCGCACGATCCAGGAGCTTATGGGCCATAAGAGTGTCGAGACGACGATGATCTATACGCATGTGATCAAGCGCGGCGGGATGGCGGTTCGAAGTCCGCTCGATCTGGAGTGA